One genomic segment of Amycolatopsis sp. Hca4 includes these proteins:
- a CDS encoding thiamine ABC transporter substrate binding subunit: protein MKRRAATAIAVVGVVAAGCSLSDGDGGTQQTPTVTLVTHDSFLAPQEVLDAFQKQSGIKVSVLKQGDAGSLTNKLVLTKANPIGDVAYGVDSTFASRALSEGVFEPYTSPEADRGPQRYAVDPEHRLSAVDVGDVCVNVDTNYFTGKGLPAPETYDDLADPKYKDLLVVEDPATASPGLAFLLGTIAKYGDAGWKDYWTKLKANGVQVVSGWEEAYTKQFSGSSGKGPRPIVVSYASSPAAEVGDDGKPRTKALLDTCYRQVEYAGVLAGGKQVENARKVVDFLLSQQFQATVAANMYVYPARQGVDLPQGWAQVAPLPQKPQTLPADQVQAGREKWIGEWRTLVQQ, encoded by the coding sequence ATGAAACGCAGGGCTGCGACGGCCATCGCCGTCGTCGGCGTGGTCGCCGCCGGGTGCTCGCTGTCGGACGGGGACGGCGGCACGCAGCAGACGCCCACCGTCACCCTCGTGACGCACGATTCCTTCCTCGCGCCGCAGGAGGTGCTCGACGCCTTCCAGAAGCAGTCGGGCATCAAGGTCTCCGTGCTCAAGCAGGGCGACGCCGGATCGCTGACCAACAAGCTGGTGCTCACCAAGGCCAACCCGATCGGCGACGTCGCGTACGGCGTCGACTCCACCTTCGCCTCGCGCGCGCTCAGCGAGGGCGTCTTCGAGCCCTACACCAGCCCGGAGGCCGACCGCGGGCCGCAGCGCTACGCCGTCGACCCCGAGCACCGGCTCTCCGCGGTCGACGTCGGCGACGTCTGCGTCAACGTCGACACGAACTACTTCACCGGCAAGGGCCTCCCCGCGCCGGAGACCTACGACGACCTGGCCGACCCGAAGTACAAGGACCTGCTGGTCGTCGAGGACCCGGCGACCGCGTCCCCCGGGCTGGCGTTCCTCCTCGGCACCATCGCCAAGTACGGCGACGCCGGCTGGAAGGACTACTGGACGAAGCTGAAGGCCAACGGCGTCCAGGTCGTCAGCGGTTGGGAAGAGGCCTACACCAAGCAGTTCTCCGGCTCGTCCGGCAAGGGGCCGCGGCCGATCGTCGTCTCGTACGCGTCCTCGCCGGCCGCCGAGGTCGGCGACGACGGGAAGCCGCGCACCAAGGCGCTGCTCGACACCTGCTACCGGCAGGTCGAGTACGCCGGCGTGCTGGCCGGCGGCAAGCAGGTCGAGAACGCCCGCAAGGTGGTGGACTTCCTGCTGTCCCAGCAGTTCCAGGCGACGGTCGCGGCCAACATGTACGTCTACCCGGCGCGCCAGGGTGTCGACCTGCCGCAGGGCTGGGCGCAGGTCGCGCCGCTGCCGCAGAAGCCGCAGACGCTGCCCGCGGACCAGGTGCAGGCCGGACGCGAGAAGTGGATCGGCGAATGGCGCACGCTCGTGCAGCAGTAG
- a CDS encoding DNA-3-methyladenine glycosylase 2 family protein codes for MVTETLSLWRDAERCYRVVTARDPRFDGQFIMAVRTTGIYCRPSCPASTPKAQNVRFFPTSAAAQANGFRACRRCLPDAVPGSPDWNVRADLAARAMRLISDGTVEREGVPGLARRLGYSERQLGRVLTAELGAGPLALARAHRAHSARLLIEMSELPLTDVAFAAGFSSVRQFNETIREVFATTPSQLRASAASRRGRLGDVSGTRLSLRLPFRPPFDASGLLRFFADNAVPGVEEVTSESYARTLRLAHGTGVVRLTPLPDHVRCELVLTDLRDLGSAVSRVRRLLDLDADPAAVTRVLGADPVLAPVVAAVPGIRVPGAVDGEELLLRALLDGPPPDGDEVPGEWGVTRLFPTAAQVAAALPNHAGVVALAEGKLDVHVGRDAAELRAELLAFVAPSTADYVVMRVLGAPDVLLADDPAVRRGAARLGIAPDSLGEQSRAWTPWCSYAGMYLRRAAAQPCSPGQSTAWATMT; via the coding sequence ATGGTCACCGAGACGCTTTCACTCTGGCGTGACGCCGAGCGCTGCTACCGCGTGGTCACCGCCCGCGACCCGCGCTTCGACGGCCAGTTCATCATGGCGGTCCGCACCACCGGGATCTACTGCCGCCCGTCCTGTCCGGCGTCGACGCCGAAGGCGCAGAACGTCCGCTTCTTCCCGACGTCGGCGGCCGCGCAGGCCAACGGCTTCCGCGCCTGCCGCCGCTGCCTGCCCGACGCCGTGCCCGGCTCTCCGGACTGGAACGTGCGCGCCGACCTGGCCGCGCGGGCGATGCGCCTGATCTCGGACGGCACGGTGGAACGCGAAGGCGTCCCGGGGCTCGCGCGGCGGCTCGGCTACTCGGAACGCCAGCTCGGCCGGGTGCTCACCGCCGAGCTGGGTGCGGGGCCGCTCGCGCTGGCCCGGGCGCACCGCGCGCATTCGGCGCGGCTGCTCATCGAGATGTCCGAGCTGCCGCTGACCGACGTCGCCTTCGCGGCGGGCTTCTCCAGCGTGCGGCAGTTCAACGAGACGATCCGCGAAGTGTTCGCGACGACGCCTTCGCAGCTTCGCGCCTCCGCGGCGTCACGGCGTGGGCGTCTGGGCGACGTGAGCGGCACCCGGCTCAGCCTGCGGTTGCCGTTCCGGCCGCCGTTCGACGCTTCGGGGCTGCTTCGCTTCTTCGCCGACAACGCGGTGCCGGGCGTCGAGGAGGTCACCTCGGAGTCCTACGCGCGCACCCTGCGGCTCGCCCACGGCACCGGTGTCGTGCGGCTGACGCCGTTGCCCGATCACGTGCGCTGCGAGCTGGTGCTCACCGACCTGCGCGACCTCGGCAGCGCGGTCAGCCGGGTGCGCCGGCTGCTCGACCTCGACGCCGACCCCGCGGCGGTGACCCGTGTCCTCGGCGCCGATCCGGTGCTGGCCCCGGTGGTCGCGGCCGTGCCGGGGATCCGGGTGCCGGGCGCGGTCGACGGCGAGGAACTGCTGCTCCGCGCGCTGCTCGACGGCCCGCCGCCGGACGGCGACGAGGTGCCGGGCGAGTGGGGCGTGACCCGGCTGTTCCCGACCGCCGCCCAGGTCGCCGCGGCCTTGCCGAACCACGCCGGAGTCGTCGCACTGGCGGAAGGCAAGCTCGACGTGCACGTCGGGCGGGACGCGGCGGAGCTGCGGGCGGAACTGCTGGCGTTCGTCGCCCCGTCGACCGCTGACTACGTGGTCATGCGCGTCCTCGGCGCTCCGGACGTCCTGCTCGCCGACGACCCCGCCGTCCGCCGCGGCGCTGCCCGTCTGGGCATCGCACCGGACTCGCTCGGCGAGCAGTCCCGCGCGTGGACGCCGTGGTGCTCCTACGCCGGGATGTACCTCCGGCGCGCGGCCGCTCAGCCCTGTTCGCCCGGCCAGAGCACGGCCTGGGCGACGATGACCTGA
- a CDS encoding DUF1737 domain-containing protein has translation MTDQPPNGLPRYRLLTGPDDAKFCHRVSEALELGYRLHGSPAATFDGDQVIVAQAVLWPGEQG, from the coding sequence ATGACCGATCAGCCGCCGAACGGCCTGCCCCGCTACCGCCTGCTCACCGGCCCGGACGACGCCAAGTTCTGCCACCGGGTCAGCGAAGCGCTCGAGCTGGGCTACCGCCTGCACGGTTCGCCGGCCGCGACGTTCGACGGCGATCAGGTCATCGTCGCCCAGGCCGTGCTCTGGCCGGGCGAACAGGGCTGA
- a CDS encoding iron ABC transporter permease, protein MAPIGFLVVFFAWPVVAIIGRGFAAGGLDVVLGDPRTWQLAGFTVGSAAASTVVAVLAGLPVAFLLARVRLPGVGLARTLVLVPFVLPTVVVGLAFRALWPDGGVLPIVLANAFFNVAVVARTVAGLWARLDARTTDAARALGASPWRAFRSVTLPALAPAIASAAAVVFLFCATSFGVVLILGGARYRTLETEIYLRTVDLLDLSGAAALSLIQFAAVVAALVLGGLARRRRDGARIGPRGARRPRGGEWWVVGAAGVVLALLVTPIVALLTESVSTEDGWSLAGYRALTSTGEKGALQVSGWDAALNSLKVAIDATLLAMVVGVLASVVLVALRRSPARAARGLGETMDAVLMLPLGVSAVTVGFGYLVTLDALPGDLRTSPYLVPLAQALVIIPLVVRMVLPVLRSVDVRLRQAASTLGASPLRVWREIDLPLTLRPLVAAAGFGFVVALGEFGATSFLARPTAPTLPVAVATLMARPGELNNQMAYAACALLMLVTVLAVALIDRLGRGGVGEF, encoded by the coding sequence CTGGCTCCGATCGGCTTCCTGGTGGTGTTCTTCGCCTGGCCGGTCGTCGCGATCATCGGCCGCGGGTTCGCCGCAGGTGGCCTCGACGTCGTCCTCGGCGATCCGCGGACCTGGCAGCTGGCCGGGTTCACCGTCGGGAGCGCGGCCGCGTCGACGGTGGTCGCGGTGCTGGCCGGGCTGCCGGTGGCGTTCCTGCTGGCCCGGGTGCGGCTGCCCGGCGTCGGCCTGGCGCGGACGCTGGTGCTCGTGCCGTTCGTGCTGCCGACCGTGGTCGTCGGGCTGGCGTTCCGCGCGCTCTGGCCGGACGGCGGCGTGCTGCCGATCGTGCTGGCCAACGCGTTCTTCAACGTCGCCGTCGTCGCGCGGACCGTCGCCGGGCTGTGGGCGCGGCTCGACGCCCGGACGACCGACGCCGCCCGGGCGCTCGGCGCGTCGCCGTGGCGGGCGTTCCGGTCGGTGACGCTGCCCGCGCTCGCGCCGGCCATCGCGTCCGCCGCGGCCGTGGTGTTCCTGTTCTGCGCCACCAGCTTCGGTGTCGTGCTGATCCTCGGCGGCGCCCGCTACCGGACCCTGGAAACCGAGATCTACCTGCGGACGGTCGACCTCCTCGACCTCTCGGGGGCCGCCGCGCTGTCGCTGATCCAGTTCGCGGCCGTGGTCGCCGCGCTGGTGCTCGGCGGGCTGGCCCGGCGGCGCCGGGACGGCGCCCGGATCGGTCCCCGCGGCGCCCGGCGGCCGCGGGGCGGCGAGTGGTGGGTCGTCGGTGCCGCGGGCGTCGTGCTCGCGTTGCTGGTGACGCCGATCGTCGCGCTCCTCACCGAATCGGTGTCCACTGAGGACGGCTGGAGCCTCGCCGGTTACCGGGCCCTGACCAGCACCGGCGAGAAGGGCGCGCTCCAGGTGTCCGGCTGGGACGCCGCATTGAACTCGCTCAAGGTGGCCATCGACGCGACGCTGCTCGCGATGGTCGTCGGCGTGCTCGCGTCCGTGGTGCTGGTGGCGCTGCGCCGGTCGCCCGCGAGAGCCGCGCGGGGCCTCGGCGAGACGATGGACGCCGTCCTGATGCTGCCGCTCGGCGTGTCCGCGGTGACCGTCGGCTTCGGGTACCTGGTGACGCTCGACGCGCTGCCGGGCGACCTGCGGACGTCGCCCTACCTGGTGCCGCTGGCCCAGGCGCTGGTGATCATCCCGCTGGTGGTGCGGATGGTGCTGCCGGTGCTGCGCTCGGTCGACGTCCGGCTGCGGCAGGCCGCGTCGACGCTCGGGGCGAGCCCGCTGCGGGTGTGGCGGGAGATCGACCTCCCGCTGACGCTGCGGCCGCTGGTCGCGGCGGCGGGGTTCGGGTTCGTCGTGGCCCTCGGCGAATTCGGCGCGACGAGCTTCCTCGCCCGGCCGACGGCGCCGACGCTGCCGGTCGCGGTGGCGACGCTGATGGCGCGCCCGGGCGAGCTGAACAACCAGATGGCGTACGCGGCGTGCGCGCTGCTGATGCTCGTGACAGTGCTGGCGGTCGCGCTGATCGACCGGCTCGGGCGCGGCGGGGTGGGAGAGTTCTGA
- a CDS encoding AAA family ATPase — MRLHRLEVEAFGPYCAREVVDFDVLGADGLFLLHGETGAGKTTLLDAIAFALFGVVPGARNEAKRLRCDLAEPDQVTEVALELTVQGHRLKIVRNPEYQRPKRRGEGTTTQQARVSLSWVGTAPAGLPPEGLIRIEEVARTVERLLGMTAAQFFQVVLLPQGEFARFLRSDTAEREKLLERLFGTERFADVERWFADLRAERGRELAERQQKMRELLARYAQEAQQEPPEADIPEWVCAVLTESAGRVARVTAEEEQARATAQRADVYLQEERAGAEKIRRVRHAHLRLLEITEQAPQRAEWAQEVAAARRAAGVAVEADLLDRRIAELTEAEQAEKARGARLREFGTRATGDLKARAAAAREEAGAVAELVAEAEQQELDVMRRDDRKLAAVTAGQQVEELTAELAVLPGQLAKLRADALTAAEAEAKLDGAKAKVEELRAFARDAAELPEAQAKVQRGEAKLREVVDTHQAARQRRLDLRERRLDGMAAELAAALPDGAPCPVCGSAEHPAKASRDVELVDPAEERAAEEAEQAADAVRQRVVVALEEAKARLAGLIERLAGRTAESITAELAEARATVAELTTQAAAKAKLSQQVVLLERDFEARTERLRRAEQAATEATTDVRALEERLAERERRLVAGRGEFADVGARRQHLLGLAEALEAVAEARTAVTGARERVAQQKTLVDAAVTAKGFTSLKRARAAMLPDEQIEKLEQGIAEAEAAAAGARALLAEPDLFGISPDDVADVGRAADAAQLARARADSAYAALRVAAAQHEQLNRLAGLLREALAGLEPAEAEYAELRALSEVVNGRGQNSRKMSLRSYVLAARLEEVAVAATHRLRTMSQGRYSFVHSDAAGARGTRGGLGIDVLDDYSGTIRPAKTLSGGESFLASLALALGLADVVAGETGGALLDTLFVDEGFGTLDAETLDVVMNILDELRAGGRVVGLVSHVEELRQRIPTRLRVRKSRTGSTLEVRAG; from the coding sequence ATGAGGCTGCACAGGCTGGAGGTCGAAGCCTTCGGGCCGTACTGCGCACGCGAAGTGGTCGACTTCGACGTGCTCGGCGCCGACGGCCTCTTCCTCCTGCACGGCGAAACCGGCGCGGGCAAGACGACGCTGCTCGACGCGATCGCGTTCGCGTTGTTCGGCGTGGTTCCCGGCGCCCGCAACGAGGCCAAACGGCTTCGGTGCGACCTCGCCGAGCCCGACCAGGTCACCGAGGTCGCGCTGGAGCTCACCGTGCAGGGGCACCGGCTGAAGATCGTGCGCAACCCGGAGTACCAGCGGCCGAAGCGGCGCGGCGAGGGCACCACCACCCAGCAGGCCCGGGTTTCGCTGAGCTGGGTCGGCACCGCGCCCGCCGGGCTGCCGCCGGAGGGCCTGATCCGGATCGAAGAGGTCGCGCGCACCGTCGAGCGGCTGCTCGGGATGACCGCGGCCCAGTTCTTCCAGGTCGTGCTGCTGCCCCAGGGCGAGTTCGCCCGCTTCCTGCGTTCGGACACCGCCGAGCGCGAGAAGCTCCTGGAGCGGCTGTTCGGCACCGAGCGCTTCGCCGACGTCGAACGCTGGTTCGCCGACCTGCGCGCCGAGCGCGGCCGGGAACTGGCCGAACGCCAGCAGAAGATGCGGGAACTCCTGGCCCGGTACGCGCAGGAAGCGCAGCAGGAGCCGCCCGAGGCGGACATCCCCGAGTGGGTCTGCGCGGTGCTCACGGAGTCCGCCGGCCGTGTCGCCCGGGTCACGGCCGAAGAGGAGCAGGCCAGGGCGACCGCGCAGCGCGCCGACGTCTACCTGCAGGAAGAACGCGCGGGCGCGGAGAAGATCCGCCGGGTCCGCCACGCCCACCTGCGGCTCCTCGAAATCACCGAGCAGGCGCCACAGCGGGCCGAGTGGGCGCAGGAGGTCGCGGCCGCGCGGCGGGCGGCCGGCGTCGCCGTGGAGGCGGACCTGCTGGATCGGCGGATCGCCGAACTGACCGAAGCCGAGCAGGCGGAGAAGGCCCGCGGGGCCCGGTTGCGGGAGTTCGGCACCCGGGCCACCGGCGACCTGAAGGCGCGGGCGGCCGCCGCGCGCGAAGAGGCGGGCGCGGTCGCGGAGCTGGTCGCCGAGGCCGAACAGCAAGAACTGGACGTCATGCGCCGGGACGACCGGAAGCTGGCCGCCGTCACGGCCGGGCAGCAGGTCGAGGAGCTGACCGCCGAGCTGGCCGTGCTCCCCGGCCAGCTGGCGAAACTGCGTGCGGACGCGCTGACCGCGGCCGAAGCCGAGGCGAAACTCGACGGCGCCAAGGCGAAGGTGGAGGAGCTGCGCGCCTTCGCGCGTGACGCCGCCGAACTGCCCGAGGCCCAGGCGAAGGTCCAGCGCGGCGAAGCCAAGCTGCGCGAGGTCGTCGACACGCACCAGGCGGCCCGGCAACGCCGGCTCGACCTGCGCGAGCGGCGGCTGGACGGAATGGCGGCCGAGCTGGCCGCCGCGCTGCCGGACGGCGCGCCGTGCCCGGTGTGCGGGTCGGCCGAGCACCCGGCGAAGGCGAGCCGGGACGTCGAACTGGTCGACCCGGCCGAGGAACGCGCGGCCGAGGAGGCCGAGCAGGCGGCGGACGCAGTGCGACAGCGGGTCGTCGTCGCGCTGGAGGAGGCGAAGGCGCGGCTGGCCGGGCTGATCGAGCGGTTGGCCGGGCGCACGGCCGAGTCGATCACCGCCGAGCTGGCGGAGGCCCGCGCCACCGTCGCGGAGCTGACCACGCAGGCCGCCGCGAAGGCCAAGCTGAGCCAGCAGGTCGTCCTGCTGGAGCGCGACTTCGAAGCCCGCACCGAACGCCTGCGCCGGGCGGAGCAGGCGGCCACCGAAGCCACGACCGACGTCCGCGCCCTGGAGGAGCGGCTGGCCGAGCGGGAACGCCGCCTGGTCGCCGGCCGGGGCGAGTTCGCGGACGTCGGCGCGCGCCGGCAGCACCTGCTCGGCCTGGCCGAGGCCCTGGAGGCGGTCGCGGAGGCGCGCACCGCGGTCACCGGCGCCCGCGAGCGGGTGGCCCAGCAGAAAACGCTGGTCGACGCGGCGGTCACGGCGAAGGGGTTCACATCCCTGAAGAGGGCCCGGGCCGCGATGTTGCCGGACGAGCAGATCGAGAAGCTCGAACAGGGCATCGCCGAGGCCGAGGCGGCCGCCGCGGGCGCGCGGGCGCTGCTGGCCGAGCCGGACCTGTTCGGGATCTCGCCGGACGACGTGGCGGACGTCGGCCGCGCGGCCGACGCGGCCCAGCTGGCCCGGGCCCGTGCCGATTCCGCGTACGCGGCGCTGCGGGTGGCCGCCGCGCAGCACGAGCAGCTGAACCGGCTGGCCGGGCTGCTCCGGGAAGCACTGGCCGGGCTCGAGCCGGCCGAGGCGGAGTATGCGGAGCTGCGAGCCCTCTCGGAGGTCGTCAACGGGCGCGGGCAGAACAGCCGCAAGATGTCGCTGCGGTCGTACGTCCTGGCGGCGCGGCTGGAAGAAGTCGCCGTCGCCGCCACGCACCGGCTCCGCACGATGAGCCAGGGCCGGTACTCGTTCGTGCACTCGGACGCGGCCGGGGCACGCGGCACTCGCGGCGGCCTCGGCATCGACGTGCTGGACGACTACTCCGGCACCATCCGCCCGGCGAAGACGCTGTCGGGCGGTGAGTCGTTCCTCGCGTCGCTGGCCCTCGCGCTGGGGCTGGCCGACGTCGTGGCGGGGGAGACCGGCGGCGCGCTGCTGGACACCCTGTTCGTCGACGAGGGCTTCGGCACCCTGGACGCCGAAACCCTCGACGTCGTGATGAACATCCTCGACGAGCTCCGGGCCGGCGGGCGGGTGGTCGGGCTGGTCTCGCACGTCGAGGAGCTGCGGCAGCGCATCCCGACCCGGCTGCGCGTCCGCAAGTCCCGGACCGGGTCGACATTGGAGGTGCGCGCGGGCTGA
- a CDS encoding putative T7SS-secreted protein translates to MAELGQTADPKALIPGDPPAVFENARVLSERAKTAHAVGDALRRIDTGAWQGPAADKFHEDHQTEVPRWGQAGDSLDNAALALTDFANCLSWAQGQAAEAIAQWQQGDNATQQAKTDHDRAVADADAKTRANAQHGDPTVVQAPPFIDPGEAQRQAARDILNRARQQLASVGNLTADALRYEGAVAPQDSRKQADANFFGGIWDSIKGAGEGLYQILADPAEVVASMAHNIAHPVDTFKEMVAWDDWANGHGDRALGKITGNMLLGFTAFGAGKLLKERAPGHGEHEPDSERGIPGESSTPDVATNFAPTDVSKVKEHLSRPGLDHFGPNDVMLDRIGKALAEGKPLSEAQTNFMRHETLEAKLMDGGMGYEEAHAEALQTHPPDKNYDPDVIDQEPLFGPWWRRMNGLGPR, encoded by the coding sequence ATGGCGGAGCTCGGCCAGACGGCCGATCCGAAGGCCTTGATCCCCGGCGATCCGCCAGCCGTGTTCGAGAACGCCCGCGTACTGAGCGAACGAGCCAAGACGGCCCACGCGGTCGGGGACGCGCTCCGGCGGATCGACACCGGCGCCTGGCAGGGACCAGCGGCGGACAAGTTTCACGAGGACCATCAGACCGAGGTGCCTCGTTGGGGGCAGGCCGGCGACTCGTTGGACAACGCCGCTCTCGCGCTGACGGACTTCGCGAACTGTCTCTCCTGGGCGCAGGGGCAGGCAGCCGAAGCCATCGCCCAGTGGCAGCAGGGCGACAACGCCACCCAGCAAGCGAAGACCGACCATGATCGCGCTGTTGCCGATGCCGACGCGAAGACCCGGGCGAACGCACAACACGGTGACCCGACCGTGGTGCAGGCCCCACCGTTCATCGACCCCGGCGAGGCCCAACGCCAAGCCGCGCGGGACATTCTGAACCGCGCTCGGCAGCAGTTGGCGAGCGTAGGCAACCTGACGGCTGACGCACTCCGCTATGAGGGAGCAGTTGCGCCGCAGGACTCCCGGAAGCAGGCCGATGCGAACTTCTTCGGCGGCATCTGGGACAGCATCAAGGGGGCAGGTGAAGGCCTCTACCAGATCCTCGCGGATCCGGCTGAAGTCGTCGCATCGATGGCGCACAACATCGCGCATCCGGTCGACACGTTCAAAGAGATGGTCGCCTGGGACGACTGGGCCAACGGCCACGGCGACCGCGCATTGGGCAAGATCACCGGCAACATGCTGCTTGGGTTCACCGCGTTCGGCGCGGGAAAGCTGCTCAAGGAGCGCGCACCCGGGCACGGCGAGCACGAGCCCGATTCGGAGCGCGGTATCCCGGGAGAGAGCAGCACTCCGGACGTAGCCACCAACTTCGCGCCTACCGACGTGTCCAAGGTCAAGGAGCATCTTTCCCGGCCCGGCCTTGACCATTTCGGACCGAACGACGTGATGCTGGACCGAATCGGGAAGGCCCTGGCTGAGGGAAAGCCGCTGTCAGAGGCACAGACCAACTTCATGCGTCACGAAACGCTCGAGGCGAAGCTGATGGATGGCGGGATGGGCTACGAAGAAGCGCACGCCGAGGCATTGCAGACCCATCCTCCCGACAAGAATTATGATCCCGACGTGATCGACCAGGAGCCCCTGTTCGGTCCGTGGTGGCGGAGGATGAACGGGTTGGGACCGCGATGA
- a CDS encoding 4a-hydroxytetrahydrobiopterin dehydratase codes for MTEILSDSEADGRLGAGWTRTGAVISREVELASFPQAIEVVNRVAELAETADHHPDIDIRWRTLTFRLSTHSAGGLTAKDFDLAAEIDAVLAAL; via the coding sequence ATGACGGAAATCTTGAGCGACTCCGAGGCCGACGGACGGCTGGGCGCGGGCTGGACCAGGACGGGTGCGGTGATCTCGCGCGAGGTGGAGCTGGCGAGCTTCCCCCAGGCGATCGAGGTGGTGAACCGGGTGGCGGAGCTGGCCGAGACCGCCGACCACCACCCGGACATCGACATCCGCTGGCGCACGCTGACGTTCCGGCTCTCGACGCATTCGGCGGGCGGCTTGACGGCGAAGGACTTCGACCTGGCCGCCGAGATCGACGCGGTGCTCGCCGCCCTGTGA
- the ychF gene encoding redox-regulated ATPase YchF, with amino-acid sequence MSLTLGIVGLPNVGKSTLFNALTRNDVLAANYPFATIEPNVGVVPLPDPRLDKLAELYKSEKTVPAVVSFVDIAGIVKGASEGAGLGNKFLANIREANAICQVIRVFDDPDVVHVDGRIDPSSDIETINTELILADLQTLDKALPRLEKEARTKKENKPALDNAQKAKEILDAGRTLFQAQKEVDFEALRELSLLTTKPFLYVFNADESVLTDEARREELTKLVAPADAVFLDAKVEAELLELDDEESVRELLESVGQPEPGLYSLARAGFHTLGLQTYLTAGPKESRAWTIPQGATAPQAAGVIHTDFERGFIKAEIVSYDDLMEAGSMAAARAAGKVRMEGKDYVMADGDVVEFRFNV; translated from the coding sequence GTGAGCCTCACCCTCGGTATCGTCGGCCTGCCCAACGTCGGCAAGTCCACCCTGTTCAACGCGCTGACCCGCAACGACGTGCTCGCCGCGAACTACCCGTTCGCGACGATCGAGCCGAACGTCGGCGTCGTGCCGCTGCCGGACCCCCGGCTGGACAAGCTGGCCGAGCTGTACAAGTCGGAGAAGACGGTCCCGGCCGTGGTGTCCTTTGTGGACATCGCGGGCATCGTGAAGGGCGCGTCCGAGGGTGCCGGGCTGGGCAACAAGTTCCTGGCGAACATCCGTGAGGCCAACGCGATCTGCCAGGTCATCCGCGTGTTCGACGACCCGGACGTGGTGCACGTCGACGGCCGGATCGACCCGTCGAGCGACATCGAGACGATCAACACCGAGCTGATCCTCGCCGACCTGCAGACCCTCGACAAGGCGCTGCCGCGGCTGGAGAAGGAAGCGCGGACGAAGAAGGAGAACAAGCCCGCGCTCGACAACGCCCAGAAGGCGAAGGAAATCCTCGACGCCGGGCGCACGCTCTTCCAGGCGCAGAAGGAAGTCGACTTCGAGGCGCTGCGCGAGCTGAGCCTGCTGACGACGAAGCCGTTCCTGTACGTCTTCAACGCCGACGAGTCGGTGCTCACCGACGAGGCCCGCCGCGAGGAGCTGACCAAGCTGGTCGCGCCGGCGGACGCGGTGTTCCTGGACGCCAAGGTCGAGGCGGAGCTGCTGGAGCTGGACGACGAGGAGTCGGTGCGCGAGCTGCTGGAGTCGGTCGGCCAGCCGGAGCCGGGGCTCTACTCGCTGGCCCGCGCGGGCTTCCACACCCTGGGCCTGCAGACGTACCTGACGGCGGGCCCGAAGGAGTCCCGCGCCTGGACGATCCCCCAGGGCGCCACGGCCCCCCAGGCGGCGGGCGTGATCCACACGGACTTCGAGCGCGGCTTCATCAAGGCGGAGATCGTCTCCTACGACGACCTGATGGAGGCGGGCTCGATGGCGGCGGCGAGGGCGGCGGGCAAGGTCCGCATGGAGGGCAAGGACTACGTCATGGCCGACGGCGACGTGGTCGAGTTCCGCTTCAACGTGTAA
- a CDS encoding HTH domain-containing protein yields the protein MKASPSLLPLLRSRMQGELLALLLLHPEREYSITELAQEFGVSATTVLREVERLVGGGIFEDRRVGRSRLVKARTDTPLYRPLSEVIAVTFGPMPLLAEALSGLAGISEAYIYGSWAARYRGEPGPPPGDVDVLVVGSPDPDALFDLAETVSRRLGREVNVHRISPAAWAADSTDPFLTSVRERPLVPLPLEQETR from the coding sequence ATGAAAGCTTCGCCGAGCTTGCTCCCCCTGCTCCGCTCACGCATGCAGGGCGAGCTGCTGGCGCTGCTCCTCCTGCACCCGGAACGCGAGTACAGCATCACCGAGCTCGCCCAAGAGTTCGGCGTCTCGGCGACCACCGTGCTGCGCGAAGTCGAACGGCTCGTCGGCGGCGGCATCTTCGAAGACCGGCGCGTGGGCCGCAGCCGGCTCGTCAAAGCCCGCACCGACACCCCGCTCTACCGGCCGCTGAGCGAGGTCATCGCGGTGACCTTCGGTCCGATGCCACTGCTCGCCGAGGCTCTGTCCGGCCTGGCCGGCATCAGCGAGGCTTACATCTACGGCTCCTGGGCCGCGCGCTACCGCGGTGAGCCGGGGCCGCCGCCCGGGGACGTCGACGTCCTCGTTGTCGGCTCGCCCGACCCCGACGCGCTGTTCGACCTGGCCGAGACCGTGTCGCGGCGGCTGGGGCGCGAGGTCAACGTCCACCGCATCTCGCCCGCCGCGTGGGCGGCCGACAGCACCGATCCCTTCCTCACCAGCGTGCGTGAGCGCCCGCTGGTCCCGCTGCCGCTCGAGCAGGAGACCCGATGA